Proteins found in one Mycoplasma sp. 1578d genomic segment:
- a CDS encoding ROK family protein, with amino-acid sequence MFEKAVVDIGGTNTRFAIIENNQIIFKDKFATNPENAFETLNRIIALAQKFKIQALALCLPGPADYQNGIILETPNLPNWANLNVKQHMLNNLSLEKIVFQNDANAAGLGAHYRYNKVGTYTQFFTLSTGFGGGLVIDHKIVSGYNFQAQELAKLPLGPQAQPAFHLSPYASEIYLSGSGWALQAQQKGYQTSAKEILQDYHNGLTYAQEIIDNAIFTLTKVIATSVAFINPNLIVFSGPISVNAPFIIEQAFANAKQLMWASQAQVLDYKIDQLGEDLALFGLNELI; translated from the coding sequence ATGTTTGAAAAAGCAGTGGTTGATATTGGTGGAACAAACACAAGATTCGCTATAATTGAAAATAATCAAATCATTTTTAAAGATAAATTTGCAACTAATCCAGAGAATGCTTTTGAGACATTAAACAGGATTATTGCTCTTGCTCAAAAATTCAAAATCCAAGCTTTAGCTTTGTGTTTGCCTGGTCCAGCAGATTATCAAAACGGAATTATTTTAGAAACTCCAAATTTACCAAATTGAGCAAATCTGAATGTCAAGCAACATATGCTCAATAATTTATCGCTTGAAAAGATTGTTTTTCAAAACGATGCTAATGCTGCTGGTCTTGGAGCTCATTATCGATATAACAAAGTTGGAACTTATACTCAGTTTTTTACGCTAAGTACAGGTTTTGGTGGTGGTTTAGTTATTGATCATAAAATTGTTTCTGGATATAATTTTCAAGCTCAAGAACTCGCTAAACTACCTTTAGGACCGCAAGCTCAACCTGCTTTTCATTTATCTCCATATGCAAGTGAAATCTATTTATCAGGAAGTGGCTGGGCTTTGCAAGCTCAACAAAAAGGTTATCAAACTAGTGCTAAAGAAATTTTGCAAGATTATCACAATGGCTTAACTTATGCCCAAGAAATTATTGATAATGCAATATTTACATTAACCAAAGTTATTGCCACCAGTGTAGCATTTATCAATCCAAATTTAATTGTGTTTTCTGGACCAATCAGCGTCAATGCTCCATTTATTATAGAACAAGCATTTGCCAATGCAAAACAATTAATGTGAGCATCTCAAGCACAAGTGTTAGACTATAAAATTGATCAATTAGGGGAGGATTTAGCTCTGTTTGGTTTAAATGAGCTAATTTAA